The Oceanidesulfovibrio indonesiensis DNA segment GCCACAGCCGCCGGGGATGGAAGAGCCCATGCAGAAGAGGAAGTCCGCGGCGGAAAGGGGCGGCAGGATACCCAGGGTGTAGCAGCCGATATCCGAAGAGTAGATTGCGTTGTCCCCGAACTGCTGCCGCACGGCGTAGTACAGGGAGCGGTGCGAGCACCCGGCGCAGAGGTTCGGCGGCCGCATGGGCAGCTCACCCTCGGCCTTGCCGGCTGAGACCGGCTCGCTCGGCTCGAAAGACGGATCAACGAGCTTCTGCAAGGCATTGGCCGCAATGCTGGTCTCGTACTCGCCAAACCGGGGCAGGCCGATGCCGCCCACGTGGGTGAAGTCATCGCCGACGCCATTCATCTTGCCGACGACCTCGGTACCCAGGCCGGCGCGCCGGGACAGTTCCCGCAGCTCGCGCTCCAGCACGGGCTCGCCCTCTTCCAGCACAAGCAACCGCTTCACCTCGCCCATCAGCGCGGCAATCCGCTTCTCCGGCAGCGGATACGTCAGCCCGAGTTCCAGAACGCGAACCCTGCCGGCCAGACCGGTCGTCTCAAGCGCGTCGTTCAGGTATGCGCGGCTGATACCGGTGGCGATGACGGCGACGTCGCCCTCGCCATGCTCTGCAATCCAGGGGCTCTGCTCGGATTCGCCTGCCACGGCGGCTAGATGGTCCAGCAGTTCCAGACGCATGCGACGGGCAAACGCAGGGATAGGCACGTATTTGGACGGATTCTTCACGAACGGCTTCGCGTCGGCCGAGCTCGCCGGTTCGAGACGTTCGCCGAACGTGACCGGTCCGCGGATGTGGTTGACCCGCGTGGTGGTGCGCAGGAGTACGGGACGTCCTGTACGGCGCGAGAACAGCAGCGCCTCTTTGGTCATGTCCTTGCACTCCTGGGCAGTTGCCGGCTCGAAAACCGGCAGTCCGGCGAGGCGTCCGTAATATCTGTTGTCCTGTTCGTTCTGGCTGGAATGGCAGCCCGGGTCATCCGCCGACAGCAGCACCAGACCGCCGGGTGAGCCGACATAAGCGATGGTGCACAGCGGGTCGGCCGCCACGTTTACGCCCACGTGCTTCATGGTCACCAGGGTCAGGGCCCCGGCCAGCGAAGCGCCGCCGCCCACTTCCAGGGCGACCTTCTCGTTAGGCGAATATTCGAAGTGATAGGCCGCGCTTTCCGGAGCGGCATGCTTGATGCGGTAGAACGTATCCGGCGCCTCGGAGGATGGCGTGCCGGGATAGCAGGTCACGCAGTCGATGCCGGCTTCCAAAGCGCCCCGGACAATGGCTTCATTGCCGAGGAGGAGCCGGGTTTCTCCAGGCTTGGTGTCCATAATCGGATGAGGCATCCAGTGCTCCTAACTGTCGTTGTTCGTTTGCGCTTCTTGCTGCATTTTTTCCAGTCGCGCGATCTTGTCCTGCAGAAACACTTGCGGTCTGGAGGGATCGCTTTCGGCCAGTTCACGCAGGGCGTCCACAGCGCGGGAGAACCTGCCGGCCTCCTCGGCCGCGGTGGCGATCATACGATTGAGCGGAACAGCAAAGCTTTCGCCGGACATGGCCAGGGCGTTTTCCAGAATGGGCAGCGCTTCGTCGTTCTTGCCGTCGTCCATCAGGGCCTGAGCCTGTCCCATGGCGCTGATCACGCGAATGGTCTCGCCCTGGCCGGAACCGGCGGCCTGCCACATGGCTGCGGCCTTTTCATGCTGTCCGGCGTCGGCATACGCGGTGGCAAGCTCCAGGCGCACCCCATCCTTCATGCCGGCCGGCACATCCTGAAGAAAGGACTCCAGAGCCTCGATGCGTTTCTCGCCACCAGTCTGGACGAGAATCTCGCCGAGCTTGTTGGAGGCTTCATCCAAGGCCTTCTCCTTGCTGTACTCCCAATACCCGTACCCGGCGATAACGAGCAAAAAAACCACAAGTCCCGCAGCCAGCGGCTTGATGTGGTCGACGATGAACTGCAGCACCGGATGCAGGTCGTCGGACTCCTCAAGGCTCTCGACTGCGCCGGTGAGACCGGTATGGTGCTGCTCGGTTCCGCCTTCGGGAGTCGGCGCGCCTTGCGATGGCGTTGCAGAATTTTTCTTGCGTGCGGCCATGGAAGAGATTCCTCCTCGTCTACACATTCAAACGTCGTGATCTTGATGAAGCGAGCAATGCGAAACAGGCGGACGGGACACACCCGCCAGCCTGCCAACCCAAGGTCGCTTTGGTTTTGCGGACAGACTGTGCTAGAGACAGTCGAAGCCGTCGCCAGGAACCCCTCCCGGCGAAAAGGCTTGTAAGACTTCTCTTACAGGATTGTCAAAAAGATTGTAGCGCCTTTTTTCGTATTTTTCAAATAACTTTTTACAATAACTTGTCTTTTTCATTTTTGACAAAATGGACAACTCGACGCGGCCAATTCCGCAATATGGTTATGAAGGAGTGAAACATGTCTGAACAGTCCATACCCGAACTCATGCAATCCATCGGCCGACGCGCCAAAGCCGCCTCACGGACCCTTGCCGCTGCCAGCCCGGCCGCCAAGAGCAAGGCACTGGACATCCTGGCCGACCTCATCGAACAACGCGGCGACCAGATCACCGCAGCCAACGACAAGGACCTTGCCGCCGCCAGGGAACGCGGCCTCGACGCCGCCAGGCTGGACCGTCTCGCCCTGACGCCCGGCGTGCAGGCCGAAATGGCCAATGCCTGTCGACACGTGTCGGCAATGGACGATCCCGTGGGCGCCATGGAGGCCATGTGGCAGCGGCCCAACGGCCTGCAGGTGGGCAAGATGCGCATCCCCCTCGGCGTCATCGCCATGATCTACGAGTCCCGGCCCAACGTGACCGTGGATTCCGGCATACTCTGCCTCAAGGCCGGCAACGCCATCATCCTGCGCGGCGGGTCCGAGGCCATCCACTCCAACCTCTTTCTCGCTTCCCTGGTCCACGAGGCCCTGGAAACGGCCGGGCTGCCGGCGGACGCCGTGCAGGTGGTGCCCACCACGGACCGCGCCGCCGTGCAGGAGTTGCTGACCCTGGAGGAGTACGTCGACGTGGTCATCCCCCGCGGCGGCGAGACCCTTATCCGCGCCGTGACCGAAGGCGCGCGCATGCCCGTGCTCAAGCACTACAAAGGGGTCTGCCATGTGTACGTGGATGCGGATGCCGACCTGGATGAGGCCCTGCCCATCGTGCACAACGGCAAGTGTCACCGTCCCGGCGTGTGCAACGCCCTGGAGGCATTGCTCGTGCATCAGGACGTGGCCAAGCGTTTCCTGCCCATGGTGGCGGACAAGCTGGGTGGCGAAGGCGTGGAACTGCGGGCCTGCCCCCGCTCGCTCGAAATCCTCGCAGACAAGGCCGTGCCCGCCACGGAAGAAGACTGGGGCCAGGAATTCCACGCCCTGATCATGGCGGTGAAGGTCGTCGGTTCCATGCAGGAGGCTCAGGACCACATCGCCGAGCACGGCTCCAACCACACGGAAATCATCTGTACCAGCAATTACGAACGCGCCATGCGCTTTCTGCGCGAGGTGGACGCCTCCATGGTGGGGGTCAACGCGTCCTCCCGCTTCAACGATGGCGGTCAGCTCGGACTGGGCGCGGAGATTGGCATTTCCACGTCCAAACTCCATTCTTACGGCCCCATGGGCGTGAAGGAACTGACCACCACCAAGTTCGTGGCGCTCGGCACGGGGCAGATCCGTTCGTAACACGCAACGCCAATGAGCCACGACAGCAACGCCAGTAACCGCCTCGGCGGCCCGGGCTCGGTGTGCATCCTCGGGGGATCGTTTAATCCCATGCACGCCGCCCATGTCCGTGTCGCCGTGGCGCTGCGCGAAGCCGCCGCCATGGAGCGCGTGGACATCATCCCTGCGCCTGCGCCGCCGCACAAGCCGGGGCGGCGTCTCTTGCCCATGGAGCTTCGCATGACCATGGCCGAGGCCGTGGCGGCGCGACTCAACAGCGGCACGGCCGCCGTATCCCCCCCTGTTGCTCCCGCGTTCCGCGTGTCCGACATCGAAGCACGCCGGACGGGACCGTCCTATACTTTGGACACTTTGCGCGAGTACCGCCGAGCCGAGCCGGGCACACGCCTCTTCTTCTGTCTCGGGGCGACGGACATGGTGGTGCTGGACAGCTGGCACGAGTGGCGAGAGCTCCCGGCGCTGGCCACATTCATCATTGTCACGCGCGGCGAAACCGACGTGGCGGATGTGCTCGCCTTCATGAATGTCTATCCGAAGGTGTTCCCGAACGTCGGCTCGTCAACGCGCTCGCTCGCAACCGGGTTCGGCGGCGAATTCCCGAACAGCGGCTGCGAATACGAACACATCGCATGGGATGGAGGCTGGGCCGCCTTCATGACCATGCCGCGGCTGGATGTGAGCGGCACGCAGATACGGGCGTTATGGCGGGCAAACCGGAGGCTGATCGGGCTGTTGCCCGATTGCGTGGAAGACGTGCTGACAGCACACGAAAAGGACGTGGAGGCCGTGTGGGGCGCGCGCGGCTCCGAGCCGACTTAGGATTGGCTTGAGGGCTCGCCTTCGCATGCCCACCATGGAGCACTGCTGTCTGGACTCCAGTTTTGGGGTCCGCCCCCTGCCCCGGCTGGATGACACTTGGGCGGCGCCCCCCAATACATGCCGCCAGTCGCTCACTCTCTACTTCTTCTCTTTGGGCCGGCGCAGAATGCCGTGGCGTATGAAGATGGTCTCGCCTGGCCGCATGTACATGGAGTCATGTCGCTTAGGCAGTGAGATGGTGCTTGGGCTGTCGCGCAGCTCGATCTCCTGGCCTGGTTCGATAGTCCCGGTGGCTGGCGCTTCCATGTCGTCCCAGTATACCTCGTATTCGTAGGGCTGGTTGTCCTTGTTCTGAAGGATGCCGGCAAACGCAGGCGCCGCCAGAACGAACACGATCGCCCACCCTGCCATGGCTGAACGGACGACACTGCCAACTGAATGAGTTCCTCGCTTCAACGTCGACACCCGCATTGCTGTCATGATTCCTGGCCAACTGATGCAAAGGCTCCCTGGCCAGCCCCGTGCTCCCTTCGAAATGGCATCCGACGATCCGGTCATTTGGAAAACAGAGCTGCCGGCTTGATGACCGGTTTGAGGGTGACCTTTTCAAAAACGCCGTCAAGATCCTCATCGAAATATCCCGAGACCTTGTCGTTCACGGTGTCTTCCACCACATAGCCGTAGATAACGCGGTGGTACTCCCGGCCCGGAGCGTGGAACGCGAAGAGCTTGATGCGTATGCCGGGGTTGCCCTTCTCGCGGAACACCTGGCCCACGGTATCCTCGCCCGG contains these protein-coding regions:
- the iorA gene encoding indolepyruvate ferredoxin oxidoreductase subunit alpha translates to MPHPIMDTKPGETRLLLGNEAIVRGALEAGIDCVTCYPGTPSSEAPDTFYRIKHAAPESAAYHFEYSPNEKVALEVGGGASLAGALTLVTMKHVGVNVAADPLCTIAYVGSPGGLVLLSADDPGCHSSQNEQDNRYYGRLAGLPVFEPATAQECKDMTKEALLFSRRTGRPVLLRTTTRVNHIRGPVTFGERLEPASSADAKPFVKNPSKYVPIPAFARRMRLELLDHLAAVAGESEQSPWIAEHGEGDVAVIATGISRAYLNDALETTGLAGRVRVLELGLTYPLPEKRIAALMGEVKRLLVLEEGEPVLERELRELSRRAGLGTEVVGKMNGVGDDFTHVGGIGLPRFGEYETSIAANALQKLVDPSFEPSEPVSAGKAEGELPMRPPNLCAGCSHRSLYYAVRQQFGDNAIYSSDIGCYTLGILPPLSAADFLFCMGSSIPGGCGMARFDKRPVLAFIGDSTFFHSGITGLINAVFNKHEVLVVVLDNRTTAMTGHQPHPGVDATLGGPNESMVDIEAVCRAIGVQNVRKVNPNKLNSSMAALEELSALPGVKVLIAEEPCVLYARRAMKKKTAMAAEVSEQGPAVEYCLETLACPAFFREDGAVDVDPVQCSGCMVCAQITKEREDTGAIKARKKG
- a CDS encoding tetratricopeptide repeat protein yields the protein MAARKKNSATPSQGAPTPEGGTEQHHTGLTGAVESLEESDDLHPVLQFIVDHIKPLAAGLVVFLLVIAGYGYWEYSKEKALDEASNKLGEILVQTGGEKRIEALESFLQDVPAGMKDGVRLELATAYADAGQHEKAAAMWQAAGSGQGETIRVISAMGQAQALMDDGKNDEALPILENALAMSGESFAVPLNRMIATAAEEAGRFSRAVDALRELAESDPSRPQVFLQDKIARLEKMQQEAQTNNDS
- a CDS encoding glutamate-5-semialdehyde dehydrogenase translates to MSEQSIPELMQSIGRRAKAASRTLAAASPAAKSKALDILADLIEQRGDQITAANDKDLAAARERGLDAARLDRLALTPGVQAEMANACRHVSAMDDPVGAMEAMWQRPNGLQVGKMRIPLGVIAMIYESRPNVTVDSGILCLKAGNAIILRGGSEAIHSNLFLASLVHEALETAGLPADAVQVVPTTDRAAVQELLTLEEYVDVVIPRGGETLIRAVTEGARMPVLKHYKGVCHVYVDADADLDEALPIVHNGKCHRPGVCNALEALLVHQDVAKRFLPMVADKLGGEGVELRACPRSLEILADKAVPATEEDWGQEFHALIMAVKVVGSMQEAQDHIAEHGSNHTEIICTSNYERAMRFLREVDASMVGVNASSRFNDGGQLGLGAEIGISTSKLHSYGPMGVKELTTTKFVALGTGQIRS
- a CDS encoding nicotinate-nicotinamide nucleotide adenylyltransferase, giving the protein MSHDSNASNRLGGPGSVCILGGSFNPMHAAHVRVAVALREAAAMERVDIIPAPAPPHKPGRRLLPMELRMTMAEAVAARLNSGTAAVSPPVAPAFRVSDIEARRTGPSYTLDTLREYRRAEPGTRLFFCLGATDMVVLDSWHEWRELPALATFIIVTRGETDVADVLAFMNVYPKVFPNVGSSTRSLATGFGGEFPNSGCEYEHIAWDGGWAAFMTMPRLDVSGTQIRALWRANRRLIGLLPDCVEDVLTAHEKDVEAVWGARGSEPT